The Pseudomonas iranensis genome includes a window with the following:
- a CDS encoding DUF3613 domain-containing protein, with amino-acid sequence MTIRKGLCYLTLLTLPLGAQAIDTGPASAQQQETEGWLVLQSRNKAASPKPQSATATERELAMQRWLKKYQYEIPDFYDPDAGGKIESKN; translated from the coding sequence ATGACCATCCGCAAAGGCCTGTGCTACCTGACCCTGCTCACCCTACCCCTCGGCGCCCAAGCCATCGACACCGGCCCGGCCTCGGCGCAACAACAGGAAACCGAAGGCTGGCTGGTCCTGCAAAGCCGCAACAAAGCCGCCTCGCCGAAACCTCAGAGTGCAACAGCCACCGAACGCGAACTGGCGATGCAGCGCTGGCTGAAGAAATACCAGTACGAGATCCCGGATTTTTACGATCCGGATGCGGGCGGGAAGATCGAGAGCAAGAACTAG
- a CDS encoding tetratricopeptide repeat protein — translation MKVLIVMASLLLLSGCATDGQAPWTSLLSPSSCSKLTSEQELSLNLADDLASDGKLHASLANLQSLPDNLSEVRLRKAKVYRLLGRSEAEPLYRSLLGGCLTAQAEHGLGQVYAARGDNGQAQAHLQRAARLAPTDEKIRNDLGVVYLNQLRLNEAKFEFLTAIELSQNNQLATLNMVTLLLYQNDWPQAAEIVSRSKLTPEQFTEAQQRAEKLKAPTHAKATPGDRVAAFIDPLPPTLE, via the coding sequence ATGAAAGTACTGATAGTCATGGCAAGTCTGTTGCTGCTCAGCGGCTGCGCCACGGATGGCCAGGCGCCGTGGACCTCGCTGCTGTCGCCGTCCAGCTGCAGCAAACTCACGTCGGAGCAGGAGCTGTCGCTGAACCTCGCCGATGATCTGGCCAGCGACGGCAAGCTCCACGCCAGCCTCGCCAACCTGCAAAGCCTGCCGGACAACCTCAGCGAAGTGCGCCTGCGCAAAGCCAAGGTCTATCGCCTGCTCGGTCGCAGCGAAGCCGAGCCGCTCTACCGCAGCCTGCTTGGCGGCTGCCTCACCGCCCAGGCCGAACATGGCCTGGGCCAGGTCTACGCCGCCCGTGGCGACAACGGCCAGGCCCAGGCCCACCTGCAACGCGCCGCGCGCCTGGCGCCCACCGACGAAAAAATTCGCAATGACCTCGGCGTGGTCTACCTCAACCAACTGCGCCTCAACGAAGCGAAATTCGAATTCCTCACCGCCATCGAGCTGAGCCAGAACAATCAACTGGCGACGCTGAACATGGTCACCCTGCTGCTCTACCAGAACGACTGGCCGCAAGCTGCGGAAATCGTCAGCCGCTCGAAACTGACCCCGGAACAATTCACCGAAGCGCAGCAACGCGCAGAAAAGCTCAAAGCCCCGACCCACGCCAAAGCCACACCCGGCGACCGCGTCGCCGCCTTCATCGACCCGCTACCGCCGACGCTCGAATAG
- a CDS encoding type II secretion system F family protein yields MVWLAALLLLLGALLLLGNHLLTERRRVRQVHQRLHGQLVRENRFGHWLRALGNSRFGRGSVSIDSETQTLLGRLGWRRANERALFAACQIGTPLLALGLAIFLQEVFFPQTSHRWMAPMFAAGGGYLLPKRLLAYAAARRQKTIAVEISTFIPLLRILFESGMAVEQALRVLSVEAQKLLPELTSELRLILSRVDSGLELGQELNKTAVMLAVDEFTDTCVILQQLIHQGGGAMKSLLALKQLLDDRRLTRLQEYISKMSAKMSVVMMLFLFPALLIVLAGPGFTAIARAFAN; encoded by the coding sequence ATGGTCTGGCTCGCGGCGTTGCTGTTGCTCCTCGGTGCGCTGTTATTGCTGGGCAATCACCTGCTCACCGAGCGCCGCCGCGTGCGTCAGGTGCATCAGCGCTTGCACGGCCAATTGGTCCGGGAGAACCGTTTCGGCCACTGGCTGCGCGCGCTGGGCAACAGCCGTTTCGGCCGGGGCTCGGTGAGCATCGACAGCGAAACCCAGACCCTGCTCGGCCGCCTCGGCTGGCGCCGCGCCAACGAACGCGCGCTCTTCGCCGCCTGCCAGATCGGCACGCCGCTGCTCGCTCTGGGGCTGGCGATCTTTTTGCAGGAAGTGTTTTTCCCGCAGACCAGTCACCGCTGGATGGCGCCGATGTTCGCTGCGGGCGGCGGTTATCTGCTGCCCAAACGCCTGCTCGCCTACGCCGCCGCCCGCCGACAGAAAACCATCGCCGTGGAAATTTCCACGTTCATACCGCTGCTGCGCATCCTCTTCGAATCCGGCATGGCCGTGGAACAAGCGTTGCGCGTGCTCAGCGTCGAAGCGCAGAAACTGCTGCCGGAACTGACCAGCGAACTGCGCCTGATCCTCAGCCGCGTCGACTCCGGTCTGGAGCTGGGGCAGGAGCTGAACAAGACCGCAGTGATGCTCGCGGTGGACGAATTCACCGACACCTGCGTGATCCTCCAGCAACTGATCCACCAGGGCGGCGGTGCGATGAAATCACTGCTGGCGCTCAAGCAATTACTGGACGACCGACGCCTGACCCGGCTGCAGGAATACATCTCGAAAATGTCGGCGAAGATGTCGGTGGTGATGATGCTGTTTCTGTTTCCTGCCCTGCTGATCGTACTGGCCGGCCCGGGCTTCACCGCCATTGCTCGCGCGTTCGCAAACTGA
- a CDS encoding type II secretion system F family protein has product MLGPIILIAICLMLLGLSIYLFLQGLRKTATEKVLNRLAAGQPQLAVEQTKWVGLERMFLRAGLGQPSERFGLWLSRWAAAMGLGFLLGSWVGLLIMLLVPPVALRLYIAIRYRRRIRRMIEQLPQLLDHTVRSLKSGRTLSDAVLGGIEASEDPLKAAMGRVQRNVQLGVNLPDAVSDFAELYEQDELRMFALGLKVNHRYGGNASELLENLIKLIRERDQGARQLRALTGETRMTAWVLGLLPLILVSYFMLTNPGYMLDMWHDESGQTMLLSAAALQVLGSLALWRMLRSV; this is encoded by the coding sequence ATGCTGGGACCGATCATTCTCATCGCCATTTGCCTGATGCTGCTGGGGCTGTCGATCTATCTGTTCCTGCAAGGGCTGCGCAAGACCGCGACGGAAAAAGTCCTCAATCGACTCGCTGCGGGGCAACCGCAATTGGCCGTGGAACAGACGAAATGGGTGGGATTGGAGCGCATGTTTCTGCGTGCCGGCCTCGGTCAGCCGAGCGAGCGCTTCGGCCTGTGGCTGAGCCGGTGGGCGGCGGCCATGGGCCTGGGATTTCTGCTCGGGAGCTGGGTTGGTTTGCTGATCATGTTGCTCGTCCCGCCCGTGGCGTTGCGGCTGTACATCGCCATTCGCTACCGACGGCGGATCCGCCGCATGATCGAACAACTGCCGCAATTGCTCGACCACACCGTGCGCAGTCTCAAGTCCGGGCGCACGCTCAGCGATGCGGTGCTGGGCGGCATCGAAGCCAGTGAAGATCCGTTGAAAGCGGCCATGGGCCGGGTGCAGCGCAACGTGCAATTGGGGGTGAACCTGCCCGATGCGGTCAGCGATTTTGCCGAACTCTACGAGCAGGACGAACTGCGCATGTTCGCCCTCGGCCTGAAGGTCAATCACCGCTACGGCGGCAACGCCAGTGAGCTGCTGGAGAATCTGATCAAACTTATCCGCGAGCGCGACCAGGGCGCGCGGCAGTTGCGCGCCCTTACCGGGGAAACACGCATGACCGCTTGGGTCTTGGGTTTGCTGCCGCTGATTCTGGTGAGCTATTTCATGCTGACCAACCCCGGCTACATGCTCGACATGTGGCACGACGAAAGCGGCCAGACCATGCTGCTCAGCGCCGCCGCGTTGCAGGTGCTCGGCAGTCTGGCGCTGTGGCGCATGTTGCGGAGCGTTTGA
- a CDS encoding CpaF family protein: MSAEKLFGATPRGAIGNSDHEGLKLVLHRYIIDAIEESGKNLLEGSRQQLAQFVTDKVAEYIARLHLAISRYEMERLGEEIVDELTGFGPLEVLLRDPSVTEILVNGPHRVFIERDGVLHQSDLRFIDAHHVERVMQRILAPLGRRLDESSPMVDARLPDGSRVNAIIPPIALDGPCLSIRKFRKDMLKSTDLMAMQTIDLAIFEFLQNAVGKRCNILISGGTGTGKTTLLNILSQLINPHERLVTIEDVAELQLGHPHVVRLETRPPNAEGHGEVKASDLIRNALRMRPDRIILGEIRGVEVVDVLTAMNTGHDGSMSTVHANNAQDALLRLETLVGLTGRSIAERTLRQMICAALDVIIQLTRMPDGRRCVSEVVEVVGIREDVYVTNTLFRLDRRTGFGFVREAVNPAGDKLRHDAHLG; encoded by the coding sequence ATGAGCGCAGAAAAACTCTTTGGCGCGACGCCACGTGGAGCGATCGGCAACAGCGATCACGAAGGCCTGAAACTGGTGCTGCACCGCTACATCATCGACGCCATCGAGGAGTCAGGGAAAAACCTGCTGGAAGGTTCGCGCCAGCAACTGGCGCAGTTCGTCACCGACAAGGTTGCCGAATACATCGCGCGTTTGCACCTGGCGATCTCGCGCTACGAGATGGAGCGCCTGGGCGAGGAAATCGTCGACGAACTCACCGGTTTCGGCCCGCTGGAAGTCCTGCTGCGCGATCCGTCGGTGACGGAGATTCTGGTCAACGGCCCGCACCGGGTGTTCATCGAGCGCGACGGCGTACTGCATCAGAGCGATCTGCGTTTTATCGATGCGCATCACGTCGAGCGGGTCATGCAGCGCATTCTTGCGCCGCTCGGGCGCCGCCTCGATGAGTCCTCGCCGATGGTCGATGCGCGCCTGCCCGATGGCAGCCGGGTCAACGCGATCATCCCGCCGATTGCCCTCGACGGCCCGTGCCTGTCGATCCGCAAGTTCCGCAAGGACATGCTCAAGAGCACCGACCTGATGGCGATGCAGACCATTGATCTGGCGATTTTCGAATTCCTGCAGAACGCCGTGGGCAAGCGCTGCAACATCCTGATCAGCGGCGGCACCGGCACCGGCAAGACCACGCTGCTGAACATCCTCAGCCAGTTGATCAACCCGCACGAACGGCTGGTGACCATCGAAGACGTCGCCGAACTGCAGCTCGGCCATCCGCATGTGGTGCGTCTGGAAACCCGTCCGCCGAATGCCGAGGGTCATGGCGAGGTCAAGGCCAGCGACCTGATTCGCAACGCCCTGCGCATGCGTCCCGACCGGATCATTCTTGGCGAGATCCGTGGCGTCGAAGTGGTCGACGTGCTCACCGCGATGAACACCGGCCACGACGGTTCGATGAGCACCGTGCATGCCAACAATGCCCAGGACGCGTTGCTGCGTCTGGAGACGCTGGTCGGCCTGACCGGGCGCTCGATCGCCGAACGCACCTTGCGCCAGATGATCTGCGCCGCCCTCGACGTGATCATTCAACTGACGCGCATGCCCGATGGCCGGCGCTGCGTCAGTGAAGTGGTGGAAGTGGTCGGCATCCGCGAGGACGTCTACGTCACCAACACCCTGTTCCGCCTCGACCGCCGCACGGGGTTCGGCTTTGTGCGCGAAGCGGTCAACCCGGCCGGCGACAAGCTGCGCCACGACGCTCACCTGGGCTGA
- a CDS encoding AAA family ATPase encodes MNQNLSQTFLAITRNSTDLEWLQSALAPLGQVISAGAGSLDELLALVDVTFANLVFVGLDREHVVAQSALIEGALEAKPMLAIVALGDGMDNQLVLNAMRAGARDFVAYGSRSSEVAGLVRRLSKRLPTVTPSTQLGGLTVLYGVQGASDGALIANHMAMVVQKSGQQTLLLDLGLPRGDSLALLGLESSFHFGDALRHLRRLDATLIDSAFTSADHGLRILAYANTDEPLETTSAAELYMLLSALRQHFQHIVVNLTGQADSEALRTFVSHCDKLLWYTDQNVLNCRRNLAVLNQWREKGMKLEHGRLLIDRYLSNVAPDAETLGKTFNLEVIAVLAFSPDVRLNAKNQGVSLFELAPREKLTQSLRALGERLAKRSEGLMSKPKVTWFDRLRGHS; translated from the coding sequence ATGAACCAGAATCTCAGTCAGACCTTCCTCGCCATCACCCGCAACAGCACCGATCTGGAATGGCTGCAAAGCGCCCTCGCGCCACTCGGCCAGGTCATCAGCGCCGGTGCCGGCAGCCTCGACGAATTGCTCGCACTGGTCGATGTAACGTTCGCCAATCTGGTCTTCGTCGGTCTCGACCGCGAGCACGTCGTCGCGCAGAGCGCGCTGATCGAAGGTGCGCTGGAAGCCAAGCCGATGCTGGCGATCGTTGCTCTCGGCGACGGCATGGACAATCAGCTTGTGCTCAATGCGATGCGCGCCGGTGCGCGGGATTTTGTCGCCTATGGCTCGCGCTCCAGCGAAGTTGCTGGGCTGGTGCGGCGCCTGAGCAAACGCCTGCCCACCGTCACCCCGAGCACGCAGCTCGGCGGCCTCACCGTTCTGTACGGTGTGCAAGGCGCGTCGGACGGCGCCTTGATCGCCAATCACATGGCCATGGTCGTGCAGAAAAGCGGCCAGCAAACCCTGCTGCTCGACCTCGGTCTGCCGCGTGGCGATAGTCTGGCGCTGTTGGGTCTGGAGAGTTCGTTTCACTTCGGCGATGCCCTGCGTCATTTGCGCCGGCTCGACGCGACGCTGATCGACAGCGCATTCACCAGCGCCGACCACGGCCTGCGCATTCTTGCCTACGCCAACACTGACGAGCCGCTGGAAACCACCAGCGCCGCCGAGCTGTACATGCTCCTCAGCGCCCTGCGCCAGCACTTTCAGCACATTGTCGTGAACCTCACCGGGCAGGCCGACAGTGAGGCGTTGCGCACCTTCGTCAGCCATTGCGACAAACTGCTCTGGTACACCGACCAGAACGTCCTCAACTGCAGACGCAACCTCGCCGTGCTCAACCAGTGGCGCGAGAAAGGCATGAAACTCGAGCACGGGCGCTTGCTGATCGATCGCTACCTGAGCAACGTCGCGCCGGATGCCGAGACCCTGGGCAAGACTTTCAATCTGGAAGTCATCGCCGTGCTGGCGTTCAGTCCCGACGTGCGCCTGAACGCGAAAAACCAGGGCGTGAGTCTGTTCGAACTGGCGCCCCGGGAGAAACTCACCCAGAGCCTGCGCGCCCTCGGCGAGCGGCTGGCCAAGCGTTCCGAAGGCCTGATGAGCAAACCGAAAGTCACCTGGTTCGATCGTCTGCGAGGCCACTCATGA
- a CDS encoding type II and III secretion system protein family protein — protein sequence MQSRLRPTLKPALRALLLLALTMDTALAAVGNCSALPRLPSVIEIGEGFQQDMQSPVAITRLAVGDPKIADVHANGGSSFLLTGVGPGATSLMVWTACSAQPQQAMVFVQGAATTALTSSVPSDDPTLPSQVQTDIRFVEVSRTKLKEATASLIGTRGNFLFGSPGTLPPIDGVPQPRLPVDNSLFNFSWVGGKTMAIINALETSGFAYTLARPSLVALNGQSASFLAGGEIPIPVPSSGSDSVSIEYKEFGIRLTLTPTIIGRDRIALKVAPEVSELDFANAVNIAGTTVPALTIRRTDTSVSLGDGESFVISGLISTTNSSQVNKFPGLGDIPILGAFFKGSQIKREERELLMIVTPHLVQPLAADARLPSLPGEKLRNYDPNFYRMFFLENGNFDKRSGLSQ from the coding sequence ATGCAGAGTCGACTCAGACCGACATTGAAACCGGCGCTCCGGGCCTTGCTGTTGTTGGCATTGACGATGGATACCGCCCTCGCGGCGGTGGGCAATTGCTCGGCACTGCCGCGCCTGCCCTCGGTGATCGAGATCGGTGAAGGCTTCCAGCAGGACATGCAGTCACCGGTGGCAATCACTCGGCTGGCAGTGGGCGACCCAAAAATTGCCGACGTGCATGCCAATGGCGGTTCGTCCTTTTTGCTCACGGGCGTCGGCCCCGGCGCGACCAGCCTGATGGTCTGGACTGCGTGTTCGGCGCAGCCGCAGCAAGCCATGGTCTTCGTCCAGGGTGCGGCGACCACGGCGCTGACCAGCAGCGTGCCATCGGACGATCCGACCCTGCCGTCGCAGGTGCAGACCGACATCCGCTTCGTCGAAGTCAGCCGCACCAAACTCAAGGAAGCCACCGCGTCGCTGATCGGCACGCGCGGTAATTTTCTGTTCGGCTCGCCCGGCACGCTGCCACCGATTGACGGCGTACCGCAGCCGCGCCTGCCGGTGGATAACTCGCTGTTCAACTTCTCCTGGGTCGGCGGCAAAACCATGGCGATCATCAACGCCCTGGAAACCAGCGGCTTCGCCTACACCCTGGCGCGACCAAGTCTGGTGGCACTGAACGGGCAAAGTGCGAGCTTCCTGGCCGGCGGGGAAATCCCGATTCCGGTGCCCAGTTCCGGCAGCGACAGCGTGTCGATCGAGTACAAGGAATTCGGCATCCGCCTGACCCTGACGCCAACCATCATCGGCCGCGACCGCATCGCGCTGAAGGTCGCCCCGGAGGTCAGCGAACTGGATTTTGCCAACGCGGTGAACATCGCCGGCACCACCGTTCCGGCGCTGACCATCCGCCGTACCGACACCAGCGTGTCGCTGGGTGATGGCGAAAGTTTTGTCATCAGCGGTTTGATCAGCACCACCAACAGCTCGCAAGTGAACAAGTTTCCCGGCCTGGGCGACATTCCCATACTCGGGGCCTTTTTCAAGGGTTCGCAGATCAAACGCGAAGAGCGCGAGCTGCTGATGATCGTCACCCCGCACCTGGTCCAGCCATTGGCGGCGGACGCGCGACTGCCGTCGTTGCCGGGAGAGAAACTGCGCAATTACGACCCGAATTTCTATCGCATGTTCTTCCTCGAGAACGGCAACTTCGACAAGCGCAGCGGGTTGTCGCAATGA
- the cpaB gene encoding Flp pilus assembly protein CpaB, producing MNSRVTMGLAALLLLGAVFVGYWGLVLSRQPAPVAEAPVAPAVSIEQTVAIAEDQTRQPVVVLLHDVAPFTPLTAADVTVEKLRSAPAGSLTSIEQAVGRTPWRHLSAGTWLNDESFQAGGALARMIRRDERALTVAVDEVIGAAGQLLPGDYVDVLLYLREDASNLQQSAQIAVPALRVLGIGDQYGLTNDGQPASPSLSAEEKLKQDQRRIAARTAVLAVPEQLLSRLMLATQVGTLRLAVRSSEEQRLAKYWAGEAQSPAHLDRANSQLFQFTQLALGSAQKTPATASASAAPRPAVEIIRGNQISQQTP from the coding sequence ATGAACAGTCGCGTCACCATGGGCCTTGCCGCGCTGCTGTTGCTCGGCGCGGTTTTTGTCGGTTACTGGGGGCTGGTGCTCAGTCGTCAGCCGGCCCCGGTCGCCGAGGCGCCCGTCGCCCCAGCGGTCAGCATTGAACAGACTGTCGCGATTGCCGAAGACCAGACCCGCCAACCGGTGGTGGTGCTGCTCCACGATGTAGCGCCGTTCACGCCGTTGACCGCCGCCGATGTGACCGTGGAAAAACTGCGCAGCGCGCCGGCCGGCAGCCTGACCAGCATTGAACAAGCAGTCGGCCGCACACCTTGGCGCCACCTCAGCGCCGGCACCTGGCTGAATGACGAAAGCTTCCAGGCTGGCGGTGCGCTGGCGCGGATGATTCGCCGCGACGAGCGCGCACTGACCGTGGCCGTCGATGAAGTGATCGGTGCCGCCGGGCAGTTGCTGCCGGGCGATTACGTTGATGTGCTGCTGTATCTGCGCGAGGACGCCAGTAACCTGCAGCAGTCGGCGCAGATCGCCGTTCCCGCCCTGCGCGTGCTCGGGATCGGTGATCAGTACGGCCTGACCAACGACGGCCAACCGGCATCGCCGAGCCTCAGCGCCGAAGAAAAACTCAAACAGGACCAGCGCCGCATCGCCGCGCGGACTGCGGTGCTGGCGGTGCCGGAACAACTGCTCAGCCGCCTGATGCTCGCCACCCAGGTCGGCACGTTGCGTCTCGCGGTGCGCAGCAGCGAAGAACAGCGGCTGGCCAAATACTGGGCCGGCGAAGCGCAATCGCCCGCGCATCTGGATCGCGCCAACAGCCAGCTCTTCCAGTTCACTCAACTCGCCCTGGGCAGCGCCCAAAAAACACCTGCCACCGCCAGTGCCAGCGCGGCGCCCAGGCCTGCGGTGGAAATCATTCGCGGCAACCAGATCAGCCAACAAACCCCATGA
- a CDS encoding Flp family type IVb pilin: protein MTFDYLMAKARAFARSEEGASAIEYAIVVAMVAVVVVAFVTPLGDRVLAIFNNILTSLDGTAVTRPTP, encoded by the coding sequence ATGACTTTTGATTATCTGATGGCCAAGGCTCGCGCATTTGCCCGCAGTGAAGAGGGTGCTTCGGCGATCGAGTATGCGATTGTGGTGGCGATGGTGGCGGTGGTGGTTGTGGCGTTCGTCACTCCGCTTGGAGACAGGGTCTTGGCGATCTTCAACAATATTCTGACCTCGCTCGATGGTACGGCTGTGACTCGGCCAACGCCTTGA
- a CDS encoding response regulator codes for MNASSSSRQQLLLVDDEEDALLELAELLEGEGFTCHTATSVKLALHLLTRHPDIALVITDLRMPEESGMSLIRRLREHTSRAHLPVIVMSAHADMEDVSDMLRLQVLDLFRKPIYHVRLLETLDNLFPKPRVEAG; via the coding sequence ATGAACGCGTCTTCGTCGTCCCGCCAACAACTGCTTCTGGTTGATGATGAAGAAGACGCGTTGCTGGAGTTGGCGGAGTTGCTGGAGGGAGAGGGGTTTACCTGTCATACCGCGACGTCGGTGAAGCTGGCGTTGCATCTGTTGACCCGGCATCCGGATATTGCTTTGGTGATTACTGATCTGCGTATGCCCGAGGAGTCGGGCATGTCGCTGATCAGGCGATTGCGCGAGCATACGTCGCGGGCGCATTTGCCGGTGATTGTGATGTCGGCACATGCGGATATGGAGGATGTCAGCGATATGTTGCGGTTGCAGGTGCTGGATCTTTTTCGCAAGCCGATTTATCACGTCAGGTTGTTGGAGACTCTCGATAATTTGTTTCCCAAGCCTCGGGTTGAGGCTGGGTGA
- a CDS encoding DUF6124 family protein gives MKKITPDPPLADPTFADPLLEAQKLKEAADRAIDYYLNPRLIKDPGAPRKPSTLFIVDPAADNETLLVHACESLASASIMASDLAGFIDGPQRSSLLGIQQVIMLGELAVNRVLDRLVPE, from the coding sequence GTGAAAAAGATAACGCCCGATCCACCCCTTGCCGATCCGACTTTCGCCGACCCGCTCCTCGAAGCGCAAAAACTCAAGGAAGCCGCCGACCGCGCCATCGATTACTACCTCAACCCCCGCCTCATCAAAGACCCCGGCGCACCGCGCAAACCCAGCACCCTGTTCATCGTCGACCCGGCTGCGGACAACGAAACCCTGTTGGTCCATGCCTGCGAATCACTGGCCTCGGCAAGCATCATGGCCAGCGACCTCGCCGGATTTATCGATGGACCACAGCGCAGCTCCCTGTTGGGAATACAACAGGTGATCATGCTGGGCGAACTGGCAGTCAACCGCGTACTGGACAGGCTTGTGCCGGAGTGA
- a CDS encoding ShlB/FhaC/HecB family hemolysin secretion/activation protein — protein sequence MRVLASLLCLSLSSAALADTLPSFLNSNETIRNLPVPNLPADAYRPSAAPLQVPDPGATAAQPLLMETKVNLKTVQIEGGTIYPLNELAEIYKPLIGRQASLAELIEATRNITRRYQQDGYLLSYAFLPQQNFDDGVARVVLVEGYVRDILMQGDIGRVKSLLDKLAAKIQAERPLTRKTFERYTTLMSRIPGVTIQAQVPPPGTTDGATTLVAQASRKPFTSTLSTTEDNRNGPQALLGVSSNSQTSMGEQLSLSGLFPPGDDKEHYYRLDYSQFLDTEGTQLNVSASRYRADPDTEVLVGGGGRLSTHRENDRYSIGFSAPLIASANELLTAGSRLYAVDDKTRYDGINFPFSTELRTDVRALAFEGDWRKADARQLRILSAGVYQGFDSLGAHTNYDDIDLDFFRVRLSGVQSDKFLDNWQGVLSAALYWSDDTLPDSERAVFGGQNFGRGYPDDQASGDKGWGVAYEVNYSFNRDGNWVRILQPYVVVDRSRSWFNQLPVQANNLSSTALGLRFGDAKYYNVALEVAKAMSDEALDTLNRKPRYSISFSYQL from the coding sequence ATGCGCGTACTGGCATCCCTGCTGTGCCTGAGCCTCAGTTCCGCTGCCCTCGCCGACACCTTGCCCAGCTTTCTCAACAGTAACGAAACCATCCGCAACCTCCCCGTACCCAACCTGCCCGCCGACGCCTATCGCCCGAGCGCGGCACCGCTGCAGGTACCGGACCCGGGTGCGACCGCCGCGCAGCCATTGCTGATGGAAACCAAGGTCAACCTGAAGACCGTGCAGATCGAAGGCGGTACGATCTACCCGCTCAACGAACTCGCGGAAATCTACAAGCCCCTGATCGGCCGCCAGGCCAGCCTTGCCGAACTGATCGAAGCCACGCGCAACATCACCCGTCGCTATCAGCAGGACGGCTATCTGTTGTCCTACGCGTTCCTGCCGCAACAGAACTTCGATGACGGCGTGGCGCGGGTGGTGCTGGTCGAGGGCTACGTGCGCGATATCCTGATGCAGGGCGACATCGGCCGGGTCAAAAGTCTGCTCGACAAACTCGCCGCGAAAATCCAGGCCGAACGCCCGCTGACGCGCAAGACCTTCGAGCGTTACACCACGCTTATGAGCCGCATTCCCGGCGTAACCATTCAAGCGCAAGTGCCACCGCCGGGCACCACCGATGGCGCGACCACTCTGGTCGCCCAGGCCAGTCGCAAACCGTTCACCAGCACCCTGAGCACCACCGAAGACAACCGTAACGGCCCGCAGGCGTTGCTCGGTGTCAGCAGCAATTCGCAGACGTCGATGGGCGAACAGTTGAGCCTCAGCGGCCTGTTCCCACCGGGCGACGACAAAGAGCATTACTACCGTCTCGACTACAGCCAGTTCCTCGATACCGAAGGCACGCAACTCAACGTCTCGGCCTCGCGTTACCGCGCCGACCCGGACACCGAAGTGCTGGTCGGCGGTGGCGGACGCCTGAGTACCCACCGCGAGAACGATCGCTACTCGATCGGCTTCAGCGCGCCCCTGATCGCCTCCGCCAACGAACTGCTGACCGCCGGCTCGCGCCTGTATGCGGTCGACGACAAGACGCGCTATGACGGCATCAACTTTCCCTTCAGCACCGAACTGCGCACCGACGTCCGCGCCCTGGCTTTCGAAGGCGACTGGCGCAAGGCCGACGCCCGCCAACTGCGCATCCTCAGTGCCGGCGTCTACCAGGGCTTCGACAGCCTCGGCGCGCACACCAACTACGACGACATCGACCTGGATTTCTTCCGCGTCAGACTGTCCGGCGTGCAGAGCGACAAGTTCCTCGACAACTGGCAAGGCGTGCTCTCGGCGGCGCTGTACTGGAGCGACGACACCTTGCCCGACAGCGAACGCGCGGTGTTCGGCGGGCAGAACTTCGGCCGTGGCTACCCCGACGACCAGGCCTCGGGCGACAAGGGTTGGGGGGTGGCCTACGAGGTCAACTACAGCTTCAACCGCGACGGCAACTGGGTGCGCATCCTGCAACCCTACGTCGTCGTCGACCGCTCGCGCAGCTGGTTCAACCAACTGCCGGTGCAGGCCAACAACCTGTCATCCACCGCGCTCGGACTGAGGTTCGGCGATGCCAAGTACTACAACGTCGCCCTGGAAGTGGCGAAGGCCATGTCGGATGAAGCGCTGGATACGTTGAACCGCAAGCCTCGGTACAGCATCAGTTTCAGTTATCAGTTGTGA